In Acidobacteriota bacterium, the DNA window ACGTAGCCGTAACGGGAGCAACCGGCTTCATCGGGGGCCACCTGGTGTGGGCGCTTGTCGCCGCGGGCTGCCGCCCGACGCTCGTGACTCGCTCCCGGAACCACGATGGTTATCTAGAGGAGTTCGGTGAAGAGATCCGATGGGCTGAGGTGAATCTCAGTGAAGCCAACAGCGTCCGAGAGTTTCTCCGGCTCCAGAAGCCCAGAGTTTTAGTTCACCTCGCGGGGACGCGAGGGCGCACCGATGCACGTGGTTCGGCGGCCGCCTGTGAGGAGTTGAACTTTCGCGTGACAGTAGACCTGCTGCGAGCGGCGATGACGGCCGAAGTCCATAGGATTGTGATTCTTGGCACCGCCGAGGAGTATGGAAATCAACCCGGGCCCCAGCATGAAGCGCTTCCTTCGCTAGCCACATCGCCTTATGGGGTTTCCAAGGCCAGGGCAACCGAGCAGGCGATGAAAATTCACGCGGAGGCCGGCTGTCCGGTCGTGGTCGTCAGGCCTTTCAGCGTATACGGGCCCGGCCAGCCGAGCGATATGTTCATCGCTGAAGCCGTGGATGCCGCCGTTCGCAACGTCGAATTCCGAATGTCGCACGGAGAGCAAAAGCGTGATCTGATCTTCGTCGAGGACGTAGTGCGAGGTCTTCTCGCCGCCGCCAGCGCGCCCGGAATCGAAGGAAGCGTTATTAATCTAGGCACAGGTGAGGCTCATAGCTTGCGCGACGTGGCGGAGCTTATCTGGAGGATGGCGGGCGCTAATGCGCCGCTTCTCATCGGCGCTCGTCACGCACCCGAAGAGGAGCTTTACGACACCTGGGCAGAAATAACTTTGGCGCGACGGCTGCTCGGATGGGAGCCCAGTGTTGGTTTGAATAAGGGGCTTGAACGAACTATCGATTTCGCGCGCACTCGCCTGGGAGTCAGGGCACAAAGATGTCAAGTGATGTGATTGTTCTGGGAGCGGGGCTTGCTGGCCTCAGCGCAGCCTATCATCTCGGCGGAGAGTGCGAGGTCTTCGAAAGGGAGGACTATCTTGGTGGCCACTGCCGCACCAAGAGCGTGGACGGATTCAATTTTGATGAAGGGGCTCACGTCTTTTTTGGCAAAGACGACTGCTCGCGTGAGTTCGTTTGGGAGCCGCTCGGTGATGAGATGATCGCCCATCGCGCGGAGATTTGGAACAACTACGACACGACGCGTTATGGCCGCTACCCTGTTCAAGCGAATGCCAACGCTTTGCCGCCTGAGCTGGCCACCAGGTGCGTGATGGATTTCGTCGAGGCCAGCCGGCAGCTTGAGCCGGAAGTTCGCACCTACGAGGAGTGGTGCTACGCATCTTTCGGGAAAACCTTCGCGGACGAGTTCATGCTGCGCTACGCACGCAAAGTCTGGACTGTCGAACCGCGTGAGATGAACACCGAATGGTTGGGCTCCAAGGTAGGAGGGCGAATCTCGAGGCCGTCGATGGAGCAAGTCATTCGAGGAGTGATCGATCCCAATCCACAAGAGTTGAATTACCTTACCGATTTTTCATATCCCGCGAGCGGCGGCTTCGGACGGATTATCGATCCTGTCGCATCCGGCGCCACACGGGTTCGACTCGGGTGCGGTGTGACGCGGATCGAGACGGATGCGCGACGGATTACCTTTGCGGATGGGACCGAGCGAAACTACACGGCGGCGATCTCGACAATCCCGCTGCCAACGCTTGTGCGTCTAGCCGCTGACGCTCCCGCGGAGGTGCGTGCTGCTGCCGAACGCTTGATGTGGACCTCAGTTCGTTGCGTGAATCTCGGCATAGCGCGGCCGGATGTTGGGCCTGGGCACTGGGTTTATTTCTACGATCACGACGTTCCGTTCTTTCGCGTGAGCTTTCCCTCTAAGTTCGCGCCTGACAACGCGCCGCCGGGACATAGCTCGATCTCCTGCGAAATCGCTTATTCTCGCCGGAAGCCGCTTAACGAAGACCGGCTGGTGGAACGCGTTGTTGAATCGCTCAGGCGCACCGGTATTCTCGAGGACTCGGACCGCATTGTAGTCGCCGATCAGATAAACATTCCCTACGCGTACGTCGTGTTCGATTTCAATCGCGAGCCCAGCCTACGCACAATCCACACGTGGATGGAGAGCGTTGGACTCTACGCGTGCGGACGTTTTGGAGAGTGGGGATACCACTGGAGCTTCGAGGCCATCGAGAGTGGAAGACGAGTGGCAGGCCGTGTGGCCGAGCAACTGGACATCGTCGTGTCGGTTTGAGAAAGCAATGACACCAACCGTCAGCGTTTGCATTCCCACTTACAACACCGCGCGATATTTGCCGGAGGCGATTGAGAGTGTATTGCAACAGGAGTTCACGGATTACGAATTGGTGATCTGCGATAACGCCTCGACCGACGAGACGCCGGAACTCTGCCGGAAATACGGTGATTCACGCATCCGCTACTTGCGCTTCACCGACCTAACGAACCAGGCGGGTAACTTCAATCGTTGCCTTGATGAGGTCAGAGGAGAATTCTTTACCCTGCTGCACGCAGATGATTTGCTTCTCCCCGGCTTTTTGAGCGACCGGGTTACACGGTTGAACGAGCACCCCGAAACTGGCTTCGTCTTCGGCGCAGTGAAAGTTGTTGACTCGGACGGGGCAGTGATTGATACCAAGAGGCAATGGAACACTGACCGATTCTTTCCTGCTTGCCAACTGCTTGAATCGCTTTTGCTTGGTTGCATCGTGTCTCCGCCTTCGCTGATGGTTCGGAAGTCATGCGCGAGCAAGGCCGGACGGTTTCGAACCGACCTGACGTGGGGTCATGACTGGGAGTGGGCGTTGAGGCTTTCACGATGCGGCGCAGCAGGCTACGCCAGCGAGCCCTTGGCCGCGTATCGGGTACATGATGCCAGTGGCACGGCTGAGATCCTCGGAGCGGCGAAGAATGGGCATCAGGAGCGGCGAATCCTGAAG includes these proteins:
- a CDS encoding FAD-dependent oxidoreductase; translated protein: MSSDVIVLGAGLAGLSAAYHLGGECEVFEREDYLGGHCRTKSVDGFNFDEGAHVFFGKDDCSREFVWEPLGDEMIAHRAEIWNNYDTTRYGRYPVQANANALPPELATRCVMDFVEASRQLEPEVRTYEEWCYASFGKTFADEFMLRYARKVWTVEPREMNTEWLGSKVGGRISRPSMEQVIRGVIDPNPQELNYLTDFSYPASGGFGRIIDPVASGATRVRLGCGVTRIETDARRITFADGTERNYTAAISTIPLPTLVRLAADAPAEVRAAAERLMWTSVRCVNLGIARPDVGPGHWVYFYDHDVPFFRVSFPSKFAPDNAPPGHSSISCEIAYSRRKPLNEDRLVERVVESLRRTGILEDSDRIVVADQINIPYAYVVFDFNREPSLRTIHTWMESVGLYACGRFGEWGYHWSFEAIESGRRVAGRVAEQLDIVVSV
- a CDS encoding glycosyltransferase, with the protein product MTPTVSVCIPTYNTARYLPEAIESVLQQEFTDYELVICDNASTDETPELCRKYGDSRIRYLRFTDLTNQAGNFNRCLDEVRGEFFTLLHADDLLLPGFLSDRVTRLNEHPETGFVFGAVKVVDSDGAVIDTKRQWNTDRFFPACQLLESLLLGCIVSPPSLMVRKSCASKAGRFRTDLTWGHDWEWALRLSRCGAAGYASEPLAAYRVHDASGTAEILGAAKNGHQERRILKETFTRLSVEDRRWSALSRSAFQALSRRHMYFAELGLLGGQKAVARNNLYYAARADLIMLTRPTFWALLLSSIGSTKLYARYRALRNEAPASGSQL
- a CDS encoding NAD(P)-dependent oxidoreductase; this translates as MSDLSCLENVAVTGATGFIGGHLVWALVAAGCRPTLVTRSRNHDGYLEEFGEEIRWAEVNLSEANSVREFLRLQKPRVLVHLAGTRGRTDARGSAAACEELNFRVTVDLLRAAMTAEVHRIVILGTAEEYGNQPGPQHEALPSLATSPYGVSKARATEQAMKIHAEAGCPVVVVRPFSVYGPGQPSDMFIAEAVDAAVRNVEFRMSHGEQKRDLIFVEDVVRGLLAAASAPGIEGSVINLGTGEAHSLRDVAELIWRMAGANAPLLIGARHAPEEELYDTWAEITLARRLLGWEPSVGLNKGLERTIDFARTRLGVRAQRCQVM